The following are encoded in a window of Pan troglodytes isolate AG18354 chromosome 4, NHGRI_mPanTro3-v2.0_pri, whole genome shotgun sequence genomic DNA:
- the SHLD3 gene encoding shieldin complex subunit 3, producing MTTEVILHYRPYESDPTQLPKIAEKAIQDFPTRPLSRFIPWFPHDGSKLPLRPKRSPPVISEEAAEDVKQYLTISEHDAKSHSYDCTVDLLEFQPSLKKQHLTWSHTLKEQTNSGNLGKQSEKGKQHKRRSWSISLPSNNCTKNVSPLSKKLQDSLKALNLHSLYRARWTIEHTICNSQTLEDIWTKLNQIIRHNELPSCNATIQRHLGQIWVFCDIMYCEYVGSLLKGRLALTGKINLFVHKYGVIFSM from the coding sequence ATGACTACAGAAGTAATATTACATTATCGACCATATGAGAGTGATCCCACACAACTGCCAAAAATTGCAGAAAAAGCAATTCAAGACTTTCCTACTCGTCCACTATCAAGATTTATACCTTGGTTTCCACATGATGGGTCCAAGCTTCCACTCAGACCTAAAAGATCACCACCTGTGATTTCTGAAGAGGCAGCTGAAGATGTGAAACAGTACTTAACCATTTCAGAACATGATGCTAAGTCACACAGTTATGATTGCACAGTAGATCTATTGGAGTTTCAACCTAGCTTGAAAAAGCAGCATTTAACCTGGTCACACACACTGAAGGAACAGACTAATTCTGGAAATCTGGGTAAACAATCAGAAAAGGGAAAACAGCACAAGAGGAGATCTTGGAGTATTTCCCTTCCCAGCAATAATTGTACTAAAAACGTTTCTCCTTTGTCTAAAAAATTGCAAGATAGTTTAAAGGCACTAAATTTACACTCACTTTATAGAGCAAGATGGACAATAGAACACACTATTTGTAACAGCCAAACTCTGGAAGACATTTGGACAAAACTCAATCAAATTATTAGGCACAATGAACTTCCATCTTGTAATGCTACAATTCAGAGGCATTTAGGCCAAATATGGGTGTTCTGTGATATTATGTATTGTGAATATGTGGGAAGTCTTCTTAAAGGAAGATTAGCTCTTActggaaaaattaatttatttgtgcATAAATATGGTGTTATTTTTAGTATGTAA